The following are encoded in a window of Pseudomonadota bacterium genomic DNA:
- a CDS encoding MutL protein yields MDIRILIDLGSTYTKVLAVDLDQEVLVGRAQALTTVATDISIGLSEAYFTLIAECGIDEKDIRGRYASSSAAGGLRMAAIGLVPSLTLEAARRAALGAGAKVVSAYGFKIYSDIVLELEEASCDIILLTGGTDGGDTEVILHNARMLADSRLSCPILVAGNRVASEQVKSILQGKGKTVAVTQNVLPSLEAVEVGPVQALIRDIFIAQITDAKGLTSAREFIHNEIVPTPKATLQAAALLADGTSEERGIGTLAIVEVGGATTNIHSVCSGTPSDPQTLVRGLPEPRVKRTVEGDLGIRYNAPTIYELMGEEHGETRLRAIHRFSNADAIELEEHIAALSADVGYVPEDTLTFDVDILLAEYATSVAMQRHAGTLREEYSVVGKIKVQTGKNLLDIENLIGTGGIFKYGRHPERILQAAQFSLDSPWSLKPKTPKTFIDCEYFLYAIGLLAEHFPTKALRIAKKYLQPISIDSFVA; encoded by the coding sequence ATGGATATCCGGATTCTAATTGACTTAGGTAGCACCTACACCAAGGTGCTCGCTGTTGATCTTGATCAAGAAGTGTTGGTCGGCAGGGCACAGGCGCTGACCACGGTAGCGACGGATATTTCGATCGGGCTCAGTGAAGCCTATTTTACATTGATCGCAGAATGCGGTATCGACGAGAAGGATATTCGAGGTCGATATGCTTCCAGCAGCGCTGCCGGTGGACTGCGAATGGCTGCCATCGGGCTTGTGCCATCGCTCACGCTCGAAGCTGCTCGCCGAGCAGCACTGGGGGCTGGCGCCAAGGTTGTCAGCGCCTACGGATTCAAGATCTATTCAGACATCGTGCTTGAACTTGAAGAAGCCTCTTGCGACATCATCCTTTTGACCGGAGGAACCGATGGCGGTGACACAGAGGTGATCTTACACAATGCGCGCATGTTAGCCGATTCGAGACTAAGCTGTCCAATTCTTGTAGCCGGTAATCGCGTCGCTTCCGAACAGGTCAAATCAATTCTGCAGGGAAAGGGTAAGACTGTCGCTGTTACGCAAAATGTCCTTCCGAGCCTGGAAGCAGTTGAAGTCGGTCCCGTGCAGGCGTTGATCCGTGACATCTTCATAGCACAGATTACCGATGCGAAAGGATTGACAAGCGCGCGTGAATTCATTCACAACGAGATCGTACCAACACCTAAGGCGACCCTGCAGGCAGCAGCCCTACTCGCTGACGGAACCTCAGAAGAGCGGGGTATCGGTACCTTAGCTATCGTCGAAGTAGGTGGTGCGACCACGAACATTCATTCAGTATGCTCCGGCACGCCATCCGATCCACAGACACTCGTGCGCGGACTCCCCGAACCGCGCGTAAAACGAACTGTAGAGGGTGACCTGGGTATTCGGTACAATGCCCCGACCATATACGAGCTGATGGGTGAGGAACACGGTGAAACTAGGCTACGCGCCATTCATCGGTTTTCAAACGCTGATGCCATCGAATTAGAGGAGCATATTGCCGCCCTGTCAGCCGACGTCGGATATGTGCCGGAAGATACCCTGACGTTTGACGTCGACATTCTGCTTGCCGAATATGCGACGTCAGTCGCAATGCAACGCCACGCCGGTACACTGCGCGAAGAGTACAGCGTGGTTGGCAAGATAAAGGTGCAGACTGGCAAGAATCTCCTCGACATAGAAAACCTCATTGGCACTGGCGGAATTTTTAAGTACGGTCGACACCCTGAACGCATATTACAAGCCGCCCAATTCAGTCTCGACTCACCGTGGAGCTTAAAACCAAAAACACCCAAAACCTTTATCGACTGCGAATACTTTCTGTATGCAATTGGCTTGTTGGCTGAGCACTTTCCCACCAAGGCGTTACGTATCGCGAAAAAATATCTTCAACCCATCTCCATCGACTCATTCGTTGCCTGA
- a CDS encoding FadR family transcriptional regulator: MKDSPVNAERKTPREARSKPKFRGVSTRRLFEEVCDQIRVEVAAGNLRPGDKLPPERELAEHFEVSRVVIREALRSLEVSGIVALRKGVKGGAFIQDGYPDQLSQSIRDLFHLGRLSLGSLTEARVLVMQMVVPLACKRATEEDLATLERNVEETATLAEDPLQSGRLAHNLQFYQLVAACTHNNTLRVIVDLVTEVVLHELMHIDPDPLADLARSRRRFFRLFRARDVERATKQMVTHLKKLHRHLSA, from the coding sequence GTGAAAGACAGCCCAGTCAACGCTGAACGAAAGACGCCGAGGGAAGCCCGATCAAAACCGAAGTTTCGTGGAGTGTCCACGCGTCGCCTCTTCGAAGAGGTTTGCGATCAAATTCGAGTCGAAGTAGCCGCGGGGAACTTGCGGCCTGGCGACAAATTGCCGCCCGAGCGTGAACTAGCAGAACATTTCGAGGTAAGCCGAGTCGTGATACGCGAGGCTCTCCGAAGCTTGGAGGTTAGCGGCATCGTTGCCCTCCGCAAAGGCGTCAAGGGTGGCGCTTTCATACAAGATGGCTACCCCGATCAACTCAGCCAATCGATTCGCGACCTATTTCATTTGGGCAGGCTATCACTTGGGAGTCTCACAGAAGCGAGGGTCTTGGTCATGCAAATGGTTGTTCCGCTGGCTTGCAAACGAGCCACGGAAGAGGACCTTGCCACCCTTGAGAGGAATGTCGAGGAAACGGCTACACTAGCCGAGGATCCCCTTCAATCAGGCCGGCTTGCACACAATCTTCAGTTCTACCAACTTGTTGCTGCCTGTACCCATAATAATACGCTGCGCGTAATCGTCGACCTCGTCACCGAGGTCGTGCTCCATGAACTTATGCACATCGACCCCGACCCATTAGCCGATCTGGCTAGGAGTCGACGTCGATTCTTCCGTCTTTTTCGTGCCCGCGATGTGGAGCGAGCGACCAAACAGATGGTCACACATCTGAAGAAACTACATCGTCACCTTAGTGCTTAG
- a CDS encoding DNA-binding protein, whose product MDNQGTEAAYQAALNEGKFIIQLCSSCQRHIFYPRQICPHCGTWGLKWVESCGTGTIYSTTTVRRTSDAGGDLNVSLIDLDEGVRMMSRVEGIAPHQVRIGMRVVARVMDKDGRGLVMFEPLDAGP is encoded by the coding sequence ATGGACAATCAGGGCACCGAAGCGGCATATCAGGCAGCGCTAAACGAAGGAAAGTTTATCATACAGCTATGTAGTAGCTGCCAACGCCATATATTCTATCCTCGTCAGATCTGCCCGCACTGCGGCACCTGGGGATTGAAATGGGTGGAGTCGTGCGGCACAGGGACCATTTACTCGACCACGACAGTGCGGCGCACATCTGATGCCGGAGGTGACCTAAACGTATCCTTAATCGACCTTGACGAAGGCGTGCGAATGATGAGTCGAGTTGAAGGAATCGCACCGCACCAGGTACGTATTGGTATGCGCGTCGTTGCCCGCGTGATGGATAAAGACGGGCGTGGACTAGTCATGTTCGAACCGCTGGATGCAGGGCCGTGA
- a CDS encoding thiolase, with translation MRGSTAIVGVGTAGCGEAPGYSDIEILAEAAARAVADAGLSLCEIDGLCTANLNSAMWPLNVCEYLGLRPRFVEGTNIGGAAFVAHLLPAALALNARLCDAVLVCYGSTQRTNTRSRRNKSRARSVLDPAPFESPYEPFLPPSAYALITARHMHQYGTTRRHLAEVAVAARRWAQLNPEAFSRESLTIEEVLASPMLFDPLTAHDCCLVTDGAAAFVMVRTDRARDLIHAPVHVLGCASAVWHRQVSGMEDLTVTPACDSGPRAYAMAGISPADVDVVQIYDAFTINTILALEDLGFCAKGEGGPFVSDGAIAPGGLLPVNTNGGGLSCVHPNMYGAFAVIEAVQQLRGACGARQVEGATVALVQGNGGVAASSQATALLGTATAL, from the coding sequence TTGCGCGGCTCTACTGCAATCGTCGGTGTCGGCACTGCAGGTTGTGGCGAAGCGCCAGGGTACAGTGATATCGAGATTCTCGCAGAAGCGGCGGCTAGAGCCGTAGCGGACGCTGGATTGAGCCTGTGCGAGATTGACGGTCTGTGCACGGCCAATCTGAATTCTGCCATGTGGCCGCTTAATGTCTGCGAATACCTTGGGCTGCGGCCTCGCTTCGTAGAAGGAACAAACATCGGTGGCGCCGCCTTCGTTGCTCATCTGCTACCAGCCGCACTAGCCCTGAATGCGAGACTTTGCGACGCAGTCCTAGTCTGCTATGGGAGCACACAACGCACAAATACTCGCAGCCGTCGCAACAAATCACGAGCACGATCTGTGCTCGATCCGGCACCCTTCGAATCGCCGTATGAACCTTTTCTCCCCCCCTCGGCCTATGCGCTGATTACGGCGCGACACATGCACCAATACGGAACGACAAGGCGCCACCTCGCAGAGGTGGCAGTCGCAGCGAGGCGCTGGGCACAACTCAATCCGGAAGCTTTTTCGCGTGAATCACTGACTATCGAAGAAGTGCTGGCCTCACCGATGCTATTTGACCCACTGACGGCCCATGACTGCTGCCTAGTGACTGACGGCGCCGCCGCCTTTGTGATGGTACGAACCGACCGCGCGCGCGACCTTATCCACGCGCCAGTGCATGTTCTGGGGTGCGCATCTGCGGTCTGGCACCGCCAAGTGTCGGGTATGGAAGACCTGACTGTAACCCCGGCCTGCGACTCCGGCCCACGCGCATATGCCATGGCCGGGATTAGTCCAGCAGACGTCGACGTCGTACAGATTTACGACGCATTTACTATCAATACAATACTAGCGCTGGAGGATCTTGGCTTTTGCGCGAAGGGCGAAGGTGGGCCATTTGTCAGTGATGGAGCCATAGCACCGGGGGGACTGTTGCCGGTAAACACCAATGGCGGCGGACTGTCGTGTGTGCATCCTAACATGTACGGTGCCTTTGCCGTAATCGAGGCCGTGCAGCAATTGCGTGGTGCGTGTGGTGCACGTCAAGTTGAGGGTGCGACGGTGGCGCTGGTGCAGGGCAATGGGGGCGTCGCCGCATCATCTCAAGCGACTGCACTATTGGGCACCGCAACGGCGCTATAA